The following are encoded together in the Pectobacterium wasabiae CFBP 3304 genome:
- the pdxA gene encoding 4-hydroxythreonine-4-phosphate dehydrogenase PdxA, protein MQTESNTPRVVITPGEPAGIGPDLVIALAQQDWPVELVCCADPELLFTRALQLSMPLALRDYHPNQPAQPQRAGSLTVLPIATPATVIAGQLNVANSAYVVETLARACDGCLNGEFAALITGPVHKGIINDAGVPFSGHTEFFADRSNCDRVVMMLATEELRVALATTHLPLAAVSAAITRQSLHEVITILHHDLQTKFGITQPQIYVCGLNPHAGEGGHMGREELDVINPALDELRQQGITLIGPLPADTLFQPKYLQHADAVLAMYHDQGLPVLKYQGFGRAVNITLGLPFIRTSVDHGTALELAATGSADPGSFITALNLAIKMIKNSNE, encoded by the coding sequence ATGCAGACTGAGAGCAATACGCCACGCGTTGTGATCACCCCCGGCGAACCTGCCGGGATTGGCCCCGATCTGGTGATTGCTCTGGCACAGCAGGACTGGCCTGTAGAGCTCGTTTGCTGTGCCGATCCTGAGCTGTTATTCACTCGCGCATTGCAGTTGTCTATGCCGCTGGCGCTGCGTGACTATCACCCCAACCAGCCCGCACAGCCACAGCGGGCAGGTAGCCTCACCGTCCTACCGATCGCCACACCAGCAACCGTCATTGCAGGCCAACTGAATGTTGCCAACAGCGCTTACGTCGTTGAGACGTTAGCCCGTGCGTGTGATGGTTGCCTGAACGGTGAATTCGCGGCGCTGATTACCGGCCCGGTGCATAAAGGCATTATCAACGATGCCGGTGTCCCCTTCAGCGGGCACACTGAATTTTTCGCCGATCGCAGCAACTGTGACCGCGTCGTCATGATGCTGGCGACAGAAGAGTTACGCGTTGCCTTAGCGACCACACACTTACCGCTCGCTGCCGTTTCTGCGGCCATTACCCGCCAGAGTCTGCATGAAGTCATCACGATCTTACATCATGATTTGCAGACAAAATTTGGTATCACTCAACCGCAGATTTATGTCTGTGGGCTGAATCCTCATGCGGGTGAAGGCGGCCATATGGGCCGTGAAGAGCTGGATGTGATTAATCCGGCACTGGACGAGCTACGGCAACAGGGCATCACGCTGATTGGGCCGTTGCCTGCCGACACGCTTTTCCAACCAAAGTATCTGCAACACGCTGACGCCGTTTTAGCGATGTATCACGATCAAGGGCTCCCGGTTCTGAAGTATCAGGGCTTCGGGCGCGCTGTTAATATCACACTGGGGCTACCGTTTATCCGCACGTCGGTCGATCACGGTACAGCACTAGAGCTGGCCGCAACCGGTAGCGCTGACCCCGGCAGCTTCATCACGGCATTAAATCTTGCCATTAAAATGATAAAGAATAGTAATGAATAA
- the surA gene encoding peptidylprolyl isomerase SurA: MNNWRTLILGLALSASTAFAAPQVVDKVAAVVDNSVVLESDVNSLLQSVKLNAQQAGQQLPDDATLRHQITDRLIMDNIILQMAQKMGIQVTDEQLNQAIANIAAQNRMSIDQLKSQLAYEGLNYNTYRNQIRKEMLISEVRNNEVRRRVTVLPQEVDTLARQIANQTGENDELNLSHILIPLPENPTQQQVDEAENLAASLVKQISEGADFGKLAITYSSDSQALKGGQMGWGKLQEIPTLFAERLTQVQKGQVVGPIRSGVGFHILKVNDIRGGNKNVSVTETHARHILIKPSVVMTDSQAQAKLADVAQQIKNGSTDFAAQAKLLSQDPGSANQGGDLGWASPDMYDPAFRDALLKLKKGEISQPIHSSFGWHLIQLLDTRQVDKTDAAQKEQAYRMIFNRKFAEEAQTWMQEQRASAYVKVINGAAN; encoded by the coding sequence ATGAATAACTGGAGAACGCTTATTCTCGGATTGGCACTGAGTGCCTCTACCGCGTTCGCAGCACCACAGGTGGTTGATAAGGTCGCAGCAGTCGTCGATAACAGCGTCGTACTGGAAAGTGATGTAAACAGTCTTTTGCAATCGGTAAAACTGAACGCCCAGCAGGCCGGGCAACAGTTACCGGATGACGCCACGCTGCGTCATCAGATTACCGACCGCCTGATCATGGATAACATCATCCTGCAGATGGCGCAGAAAATGGGTATTCAGGTGACGGATGAGCAGTTAAATCAGGCAATCGCTAATATTGCCGCTCAGAACCGGATGTCTATAGACCAGTTAAAGAGTCAGTTGGCTTATGAAGGTCTGAACTACAACACCTACCGTAACCAGATTCGTAAAGAGATGCTGATTTCGGAAGTACGTAACAACGAAGTTCGTCGTCGCGTTACCGTACTGCCACAGGAAGTCGATACGCTGGCGAGGCAGATCGCTAACCAGACCGGCGAGAATGATGAGCTGAATCTGAGCCATATCCTGATCCCATTACCGGAAAACCCGACTCAACAGCAGGTTGATGAGGCGGAGAATCTGGCTGCGTCGTTGGTGAAGCAAATCAGTGAAGGCGCGGATTTCGGTAAGCTGGCCATCACCTATTCATCTGACTCTCAGGCGCTGAAAGGCGGCCAAATGGGCTGGGGCAAGTTGCAAGAAATTCCAACGCTGTTTGCTGAACGCTTAACACAAGTGCAGAAAGGCCAAGTCGTTGGCCCGATTCGCTCTGGTGTGGGTTTCCACATTCTGAAAGTTAACGATATTCGCGGCGGTAATAAAAACGTATCGGTAACTGAAACCCACGCTCGTCATATTCTGATCAAACCTTCCGTGGTGATGACGGACAGCCAGGCGCAAGCCAAGCTGGCCGACGTTGCACAGCAGATCAAAAACGGCAGCACCGATTTCGCGGCACAGGCCAAACTGCTCTCTCAGGATCCAGGATCGGCGAATCAAGGCGGCGACCTTGGTTGGGCTTCTCCAGATATGTACGATCCGGCTTTCCGCGATGCGTTGCTGAAGCTGAAAAAAGGCGAAATCAGCCAGCCTATTCACTCCTCTTTTGGCTGGCACCTGATTCAGTTGCTGGACACCCGTCAGGTTGATAAAACCGACGCGGCGCAAAAAGAGCAAGCGTACCGTATGATCTTTAATCGTAAATTCGCGGAAGAAGCGCAAACCTGGATGCAGGAACAGCGTGCATCGGCCTATGTCAAAGTGATTAATGGTGCCGCTAACTAA